From Zhongshania aliphaticivorans, one genomic window encodes:
- the rpsP gene encoding 30S ribosomal protein S16: MVIIRLARGGSKKRPFYHLTVTDSRTSRDGRFIERVGFFNPVARGNEERLRVDNARVEHWVSKGAQVSDRVAKLLKDASAVA, translated from the coding sequence ATGGTCATTATTCGTTTGGCACGTGGTGGTTCTAAAAAACGCCCATTTTATCATCTGACAGTTACTGACAGCCGCACTTCACGCGACGGCCGTTTTATTGAACGCGTTGGTTTTTTCAACCCAGTTGCCCGTGGCAATGAAGAGCGTCTACGTGTTGATAACGCACGCGTTGAACACTGGGTGTCTAAAGGCGCGCAAGTGTCTGATCGCGTTGCAAAGTTGCTGAAAGACGCATCTGCTGTCGCTTAA